From Salmo salar chromosome ssa04, Ssal_v3.1, whole genome shotgun sequence, one genomic window encodes:
- the LOC106603133 gene encoding FERM domain-containing protein 8 isoform X2, translated as MEVDECGGFPPEPSEGSSQRGSVASSVTRAQDVLVYLVGDSAVHLCVEGVACVSVQELGRSVREALHIPDSAMDAFAFWLCSPLLELQLKPKHQPYKLCRQWQDLLYRFTEASEEDISQDEPCLQYRRNVFHPKSKELQIEDEGVLRLLYDEARVNILAGRFPCDPETWTGLGALSFAMELGVGLDDQKATAALREKKLISFLPAHVSGGGGGLFSTLRGKGGRQAGLEHNLLEEYRKISTLGSTPPEPTQHLRQYLSTCHSLPYYGCAFFSGEIDKPAQGILHRAGRKAVNVGISLEGVYVMDIKEKHVLLGLRFSELSWDHSYPEGEGDSHILWLEFDGEEAGTPVNKLLKIYSKQAELMSGLIEFCVELQSAAEGGAATATETDSDVSLSHQPAGQAGNSDRGRGGRRGKLRRQSSVVCSRVHTLNTISYVDNGKEIKRLKPKRAASFFTRQAQPPTYSSVQVEQG; from the exons AtggaagtagatgagtgtggGGGCTTTCCTCCAGAACCATCGGAGGGGAGCTCACAGAGAGGAAGTGTGGCATCCTCTGTCACCCGCG CTCAAGATGTGCTTGTGTACCTGGTGGGTGACAGTGCGGTAcacctgtgtgtggagggggttgcCTGTGTGAGTGTCCAGGAGCTAGGCCGCAGTGTCCGGGAGGCTCTCCACATTCCTGATTCTGCAATGGATGCCTTTGCCTTctggctctgctctcctctgctcg aACTGCAGTTAAAGCCGAAGCATCAGCCTTACAAACTGTGTCGCCAGTGGCAGGACCTGCTGTATCGCTTCACCGAGGCCTCAGAGGAGGACATATCCCAAG ATGAGCCATGCTTGCAGTACAGAAGGAATGTGTTTCATCCCAAGTCTAAAGAGCTGCAG ATTGAAGACGAGGGGGTTTTGAGACTACTTTACGACGAGGCACGGGTTAACATCCTCGCTGGCCGCTTCCCCTGTGACCCTGAAACCTGGACGGGTTTGGGAGCACTGTCTTTTGCTATGGAACTGGGAGTAGGTCTGGACGACCAGAAAGCCACTGCTGCTTTAAG AGAGAAGAAGCTGATATCCTTCCTGCCTGCACATGTATCAGGGGGAggtggggggctgttttctaccTTGAGGGGGAAAGGGGGCCGTCAGGCAGGGCTGGAGCACAACCTGTTGGAGGAGTATCGCAAGATTAGCACCTTAGGCAGTACCCCCCCGGAGCCCACTCAGCATCTACGCCAGTACCTCAGCACATGCCACTCTCTGCCTTACTATGG GTGTGCTTTCTTCTCGGGGGAGATTGACAAGCCAGCTCAGGGGATTCTTCATAGAGCAGGACGGAAAGCTGTCAATGTGGGGATCAGTCTGGAGGGGGTGTATGTAATGGACATCAAAGAGAAG CATGTGCTCCTGGGACTGCGTTTCAGTGAGTTGTCTTGGGACCACAGCTACCCCGAGGGGGAAGGGGACTCGCACATCCTGTGGCTTGAATTCGATGGGGAGGAGGCCGGCACCCCTGTCAACAAGTTACTGAAGATCTATTCAAAACAA GCAGAGCTTATGAGCGGCCTTATTGAGTTCTGTGTGGAGCTACAGTCTGCAGCCGAAGGAGGGGCAGCGACGGCGACGGAAACGGACAGTGATGTCAGTCTATCCCATCAGCCTGCTGGACAGGCAGGGAACAGTGACAGAGGAAGGGGCGGTCGGCGAGGGAAACTGCGCAGGCAGAGCAGTGTGGTGTGCAGTCGGGTCCATACGCTGAACACCATCAGCTACGTGGACAACG GTAAAGAAATCAAACGCTTGAAGCCAAAGAGAGCTGCTTCCTTTTTCACCAGGCAGGCACAGCCACCCACATACTCATCAGTACAGGTGGAGCAAGGTTGA
- the LOC106603133 gene encoding FERM domain-containing protein 8 isoform X1 — MCRRLWEGEQLEPCYGSKLKKFSTALLYANCTWLPLTDQMEVDECGGFPPEPSEGSSQRGSVASSVTRAQDVLVYLVGDSAVHLCVEGVACVSVQELGRSVREALHIPDSAMDAFAFWLCSPLLELQLKPKHQPYKLCRQWQDLLYRFTEASEEDISQDEPCLQYRRNVFHPKSKELQIEDEGVLRLLYDEARVNILAGRFPCDPETWTGLGALSFAMELGVGLDDQKATAALREKKLISFLPAHVSGGGGGLFSTLRGKGGRQAGLEHNLLEEYRKISTLGSTPPEPTQHLRQYLSTCHSLPYYGCAFFSGEIDKPAQGILHRAGRKAVNVGISLEGVYVMDIKEKHVLLGLRFSELSWDHSYPEGEGDSHILWLEFDGEEAGTPVNKLLKIYSKQAELMSGLIEFCVELQSAAEGGAATATETDSDVSLSHQPAGQAGNSDRGRGGRRGKLRRQSSVVCSRVHTLNTISYVDNGKEIKRLKPKRAASFFTRQAQPPTYSSVQVEQG; from the exons ATGTGCAGGAGGTTGTGGGAAGGTGAGCAGCTCGAACCGTGCTATGGGAGCAAACTGAAAAAGTTCAGCACTGCTCTACTTTATGCAAATTGCACGTGGCTGCCGTTAACCGATCAG AtggaagtagatgagtgtggGGGCTTTCCTCCAGAACCATCGGAGGGGAGCTCACAGAGAGGAAGTGTGGCATCCTCTGTCACCCGCG CTCAAGATGTGCTTGTGTACCTGGTGGGTGACAGTGCGGTAcacctgtgtgtggagggggttgcCTGTGTGAGTGTCCAGGAGCTAGGCCGCAGTGTCCGGGAGGCTCTCCACATTCCTGATTCTGCAATGGATGCCTTTGCCTTctggctctgctctcctctgctcg aACTGCAGTTAAAGCCGAAGCATCAGCCTTACAAACTGTGTCGCCAGTGGCAGGACCTGCTGTATCGCTTCACCGAGGCCTCAGAGGAGGACATATCCCAAG ATGAGCCATGCTTGCAGTACAGAAGGAATGTGTTTCATCCCAAGTCTAAAGAGCTGCAG ATTGAAGACGAGGGGGTTTTGAGACTACTTTACGACGAGGCACGGGTTAACATCCTCGCTGGCCGCTTCCCCTGTGACCCTGAAACCTGGACGGGTTTGGGAGCACTGTCTTTTGCTATGGAACTGGGAGTAGGTCTGGACGACCAGAAAGCCACTGCTGCTTTAAG AGAGAAGAAGCTGATATCCTTCCTGCCTGCACATGTATCAGGGGGAggtggggggctgttttctaccTTGAGGGGGAAAGGGGGCCGTCAGGCAGGGCTGGAGCACAACCTGTTGGAGGAGTATCGCAAGATTAGCACCTTAGGCAGTACCCCCCCGGAGCCCACTCAGCATCTACGCCAGTACCTCAGCACATGCCACTCTCTGCCTTACTATGG GTGTGCTTTCTTCTCGGGGGAGATTGACAAGCCAGCTCAGGGGATTCTTCATAGAGCAGGACGGAAAGCTGTCAATGTGGGGATCAGTCTGGAGGGGGTGTATGTAATGGACATCAAAGAGAAG CATGTGCTCCTGGGACTGCGTTTCAGTGAGTTGTCTTGGGACCACAGCTACCCCGAGGGGGAAGGGGACTCGCACATCCTGTGGCTTGAATTCGATGGGGAGGAGGCCGGCACCCCTGTCAACAAGTTACTGAAGATCTATTCAAAACAA GCAGAGCTTATGAGCGGCCTTATTGAGTTCTGTGTGGAGCTACAGTCTGCAGCCGAAGGAGGGGCAGCGACGGCGACGGAAACGGACAGTGATGTCAGTCTATCCCATCAGCCTGCTGGACAGGCAGGGAACAGTGACAGAGGAAGGGGCGGTCGGCGAGGGAAACTGCGCAGGCAGAGCAGTGTGGTGTGCAGTCGGGTCCATACGCTGAACACCATCAGCTACGTGGACAACG GTAAAGAAATCAAACGCTTGAAGCCAAAGAGAGCTGCTTCCTTTTTCACCAGGCAGGCACAGCCACCCACATACTCATCAGTACAGGTGGAGCAAGGTTGA
- the LOC106603134 gene encoding vacuolar protein sorting-associated protein 51 homolog isoform X1: MDGDICATATTPPDSDPARKRRVHGMLKLYYGLNEEGKTVDQAESTNPCDINGTHFDPEVYLNKLRKECSLGELMDQESCMVRQIRSLDSDMQTLVYDNYNKFISATDTIRKMKNDFKKMEDEMDCLSTNMAAITEFSAHISGTLQDQHAQITKLSGVHTLLRKLQFLFELPARLNKCLELQAYSQAVSSHRRAHCVLQQYSHMPSFRGIQDDCHAIMDKLAQELRQKFRDGGSSAKDLSECVELLLQLDEPAEELCDKFLSHAQSRLEAILRGLEAELRPPLSSGPTAVIDPSIGPARRLSAAPTAGSPTDPTSPGNPFLSPSSRTDILEFIDRGCNEFVSSLCLVIASYQELFVNRPQEGNLASKNIPHMAIGKLHAFVDSLATCYFSLVERRIQEEKSVGDNSLLVRALDRFHRRLQAVTKLLPGSAVPSQGTEIVVRAARERIKQYLEALQSFYLDSLRDVRQALAAPRLGGSSAGGGSHLAGPATGKDAPASLPELLSSLSASILNQIKSVLASVHLFTAKDITFSNKPYFKGEFCSQGVRESLVVNFIKFVCQSSRQFCESAGDRGGSTPPALLLLLSRLCLDYETSTITYILTLTDEQFLVQHHTPVTAVAALCGEAREAAQKLLNHYVKVQGLIISQMLRKSVETRDWVNTIEPRNVRAVMKRVVEDTTSIDVQVGLLYEEGVRKAHSSDSSKRTFSVYSGSRQQTRYAPSYTPSAAMDTNLLSNIHKLFSERIDIFSLVEFNKVSVLTGIIKISLKTFLECVRLRTFGRYGLQQIQVDCNYLQMYLWRFVSDENLVHFLLDEIVGSTAHRCLDPTPMEQSVIEVICERG; encoded by the exons ATGGACGGGGATATTTGTGCTACGGCCACCACACCACCTGACTCCGACCCAGCGCGGAAGCGTCGAGTACACGGTATGTTGAAGCTCTATTATGGGTTGAACGAGGAAGGAAAGACCGTGGATCAAGCAGAGTCGACGAATCCTTGCGATATAAACGGCACGCATTTCGATCCTGAGGTTTATCTCAATAAG CTTAGGAAAGAATGTTCCCTTGGAGAGCTGATGGACCAGGAGAGCTGCATGGTGAGGCAGATCCGCTCCTTGGACAGTGACATGCAGACATTGGTGTATGACAACTACAACAAGTTCATCTCTGCCACAG ACACAATCAGAAAAATGAAGAATGATTTTAAGAAGATGGAGGACGAAatggactgtctctctactaacatggctgctatcacAGAGTTCAGTGCACACATCAGTGGGACTCTTCAGGACCAGCATGCACAGATAACCAAACTGTCAG GAGTCCACACTCTCCTTAGAAAGCTGCAGTTCCTGTTTGAGCTGCCTGCCAGGCTGAATAAGTGTCTGGAGCTGCAGGCTTATTCCCAGGCGGTGAGCTCCCATCGTCGTGCCCACTGTGTGCTGCAGCAGTACAGCCACATGCCCTCCTTCAGGGGCATCCAGGATGACTGTCATGCCATCATGGACAAGCTGGCACAGGAGCTTAGGCAGAAGTTCAG AGATGGAGGTTCGAGTGCGAAGGATCTTTCAGAGTGTGTGGAGCTTCTGCTGCAGCTGGATGAGCCAGCAGAGGAACTCTGTGACAAGTTCCTGAGCCACGCCCAGTCACGACTGGAAGCAATCCTCCGAGGACTGGAGGCGGAGCTAAGACCACCATTGTCCTCTGGACCCACAGCAGTGATAGATCCCTCCATTGGCCCTGCCCGCAGACTGTCAGCTGCACCCACTGCTGGATCTCCCACTGACCCCACCTCTCCAGgcaatcccttcctctctcccagcTCAAGGACTGATATTCTGGAATTCATAGACAGAGGTTGCAATGAATTCGTCAGCAGCCTTTGCTTGGTCATTGCCTCGTACCAAGAGTTGTTTGTCAACCGTCCACAAGAGGGTAATCTGGCCTCCAAAAACATCCCCCATATGGCTATTGGCAAGCTGCATGCTTTCGTGGATTCCCTGGCCACCTGCTACTTCTcgctggtggagaggaggatacAGGAGGAGAAAAGTGTTGGTGACAACTCTCTCCTGGTTCGTGCTCTGGACCGTTTCCACCGCAGGCTCCAGGCCGTGACCAAACTGCTGCCTGGGTCTGCTGTGCCCAGCCAAGGGACTGAGATTGTGGTGCGAGCAGCCAGGGAGAGGATCAAGCAGTACCTGGAAGCCCTGCAGAGCTTCTATCTGGACAGCCTGAGAGACGTGAGGCAGGCCCTAGCAGCCCCTCGGCTGGGTGGAAGCTCAGCTGGAGGTGGCTCTCATCTGGCGGGACCAGCCACTGGGAAAGATGCTCCCGCCAGCCTGCcagagctcctctcctctctgtctgcctccatTCTCAATCAGATCAAGTCAGTACTGGCATCAGTGCACCTCTTCACCGCAAAGGACATCACCTTCTCCAATAAGCCTTACTTCAAG GGGGAGTTTTGCAGCCAGGGTGTGCGTGAGAGCCTGGTGGTTAACTTCATTAAGTTTGTGTGCCAGTCCTCACGTCAGTTCTGTGAGAGTGCGGGAGACAGGGGCGGCTCTACACCCCCTgccctcctactgctgctgtcacGCCTCTGCCTGGACTATGAAACCTCCACCATCACCTACATCCTCACCCTCACAGACGAGCAGTTCCTCGTGCAG CATCACACTCCTGTAACTGCAGTCGCAGCTTTATGTGGAGAGGCCAGAGAGGCAGCACAGAAGCTACTGAACCATTATGTCAAG GTTCAGGGCCTGATCATATCCCAGATGCTGAGAAAGAGTGTGGAGACACGAGACTGGGTCAACACTATCGAGCCACGGAACGTCCGTGCTGTGATGAAGAGAGTGGTGGAGGACACCACCTCTATTGATGTGCAG GTGGGTCTTCTctatgaggagggggtgaggaaaGCCCACAGCAGTGACTCCAGCAAAAGGACCTTCTCTGTCTACAGCGGCTCTAGGCAGCAAACCCGCTACGCCCCCAGCTACACACCCAG TGCTGCTATGGATACCAATCTCCTGAGTAATATACACAAGCTCTTTTCTGAGCGGATCGACATTTTCAGTCTTGTGGAGTTTAACAAG GTCTCTGTGTTGACAGGGATCATAAAGATCAGTCTGAAGACGTTCCTGGAGTGTGTCCGCCTGCGTACCTTTGGTCGTTACGGCCTGCAGCAGATCCAGGTGGACTGCAACTACCTGCAGATGTATCTGTGGCGCTTCGTCTCCGATGAAAACCTGGTCCACTTCCTACTCGACGAGATAGTGGGCAGCACTGCCCACCGCTGCCTGGACCCCACTCCCATGGAGCAGAGCGTCATTGAGGTCATCTGTGAGAGAGGTTAA
- the cdca5 gene encoding sororin, protein MSNETPQPVLADSASQPRRRSMRLNSPNDNVPNSAPTDAIKRRITVRKIAPRKTQVNVPSEDHTGNEQRLLEGSRKKSQIYTPGPAQVPPPKATMLSPILAPSPPCPQAAANPEDSAWSQKVRRSYTRLSLGDPSFESHQVEHSPSPQRRETLFGFEKLQTPQVLRKVEQFRVGPEAFRSLCGVSSFTLLEGDNSAAPDPEPDVNIPGVVVVKEKRRRKKVHQIKLAELDDLAAKMNAEFEEAEGFELLVE, encoded by the exons ATGAGCAACGAGACACCACAACCCGTTTTGGCTG ATTCTGCCAGCCAGCCACGAAGGAGGTCAATGCGGTTGAACTCTCCAAATGATAATGTCCCCAACTCT GCTCCTACAGATGCCATAAAACGCCGCATCACTGTGAGGAAGATTGCACCCAGGAAAACACAAGTCAAT GTCCCCTCCGAGGACCACACAGGAAATGAACAAAGATTGCTTGAAGGCAGTCGGAAGAAGTCCCAAATCTATACCCCAGGACCTGCCCAGGTCCCTCCACCAAAAGCCACCATGCTTTCCCCAATCTTGgccccctcaccaccctgtccacAGGCTGCAGCAAACCCAGAAGACTCAGCATGGTCACAAAAGGTGCGGCGGTCCTATACCCGCCTAAGCCTAGGAGACCCTTCGTTTGAAAGTCACCAGGTCGAGCACTCCCCATCTCCTCAGCGTCGGGAGACCCTGTTTGGATTTGAGAAGCTTCAGACACCTCAGGTTCTCCGCAAGGTGGAGCAGTTCAGGGTGGGCCCTGAAGCCTTCAGGTCTCTCTGTGGAGTCAGCTCCTTCACCCTGCTGGAAGGGGACAACAGTGCTGCTCCTGACCCAGAGCCAGATGTCAACATCCCTGGTGTCGTTGTGgtaaaggagaagaggaggaggaagaaggttCATCAAATAAAA CTGGCAGAGCTGGATGACCTTGCGGCAAAGATGAATGCAGAGTTTGAAGAGGCAGAAGGATTTGAATTGTTGGTGGAATAA
- the LOC106603134 gene encoding vacuolar protein sorting-associated protein 51 homolog isoform X2, producing the protein MDQESCMVRQIRSLDSDMQTLVYDNYNKFISATDTIRKMKNDFKKMEDEMDCLSTNMAAITEFSAHISGTLQDQHAQITKLSGVHTLLRKLQFLFELPARLNKCLELQAYSQAVSSHRRAHCVLQQYSHMPSFRGIQDDCHAIMDKLAQELRQKFRDGGSSAKDLSECVELLLQLDEPAEELCDKFLSHAQSRLEAILRGLEAELRPPLSSGPTAVIDPSIGPARRLSAAPTAGSPTDPTSPGNPFLSPSSRTDILEFIDRGCNEFVSSLCLVIASYQELFVNRPQEGNLASKNIPHMAIGKLHAFVDSLATCYFSLVERRIQEEKSVGDNSLLVRALDRFHRRLQAVTKLLPGSAVPSQGTEIVVRAARERIKQYLEALQSFYLDSLRDVRQALAAPRLGGSSAGGGSHLAGPATGKDAPASLPELLSSLSASILNQIKSVLASVHLFTAKDITFSNKPYFKGEFCSQGVRESLVVNFIKFVCQSSRQFCESAGDRGGSTPPALLLLLSRLCLDYETSTITYILTLTDEQFLVQHHTPVTAVAALCGEAREAAQKLLNHYVKVQGLIISQMLRKSVETRDWVNTIEPRNVRAVMKRVVEDTTSIDVQVGLLYEEGVRKAHSSDSSKRTFSVYSGSRQQTRYAPSYTPSAAMDTNLLSNIHKLFSERIDIFSLVEFNKVSVLTGIIKISLKTFLECVRLRTFGRYGLQQIQVDCNYLQMYLWRFVSDENLVHFLLDEIVGSTAHRCLDPTPMEQSVIEVICERG; encoded by the exons ATGGACCAGGAGAGCTGCATGGTGAGGCAGATCCGCTCCTTGGACAGTGACATGCAGACATTGGTGTATGACAACTACAACAAGTTCATCTCTGCCACAG ACACAATCAGAAAAATGAAGAATGATTTTAAGAAGATGGAGGACGAAatggactgtctctctactaacatggctgctatcacAGAGTTCAGTGCACACATCAGTGGGACTCTTCAGGACCAGCATGCACAGATAACCAAACTGTCAG GAGTCCACACTCTCCTTAGAAAGCTGCAGTTCCTGTTTGAGCTGCCTGCCAGGCTGAATAAGTGTCTGGAGCTGCAGGCTTATTCCCAGGCGGTGAGCTCCCATCGTCGTGCCCACTGTGTGCTGCAGCAGTACAGCCACATGCCCTCCTTCAGGGGCATCCAGGATGACTGTCATGCCATCATGGACAAGCTGGCACAGGAGCTTAGGCAGAAGTTCAG AGATGGAGGTTCGAGTGCGAAGGATCTTTCAGAGTGTGTGGAGCTTCTGCTGCAGCTGGATGAGCCAGCAGAGGAACTCTGTGACAAGTTCCTGAGCCACGCCCAGTCACGACTGGAAGCAATCCTCCGAGGACTGGAGGCGGAGCTAAGACCACCATTGTCCTCTGGACCCACAGCAGTGATAGATCCCTCCATTGGCCCTGCCCGCAGACTGTCAGCTGCACCCACTGCTGGATCTCCCACTGACCCCACCTCTCCAGgcaatcccttcctctctcccagcTCAAGGACTGATATTCTGGAATTCATAGACAGAGGTTGCAATGAATTCGTCAGCAGCCTTTGCTTGGTCATTGCCTCGTACCAAGAGTTGTTTGTCAACCGTCCACAAGAGGGTAATCTGGCCTCCAAAAACATCCCCCATATGGCTATTGGCAAGCTGCATGCTTTCGTGGATTCCCTGGCCACCTGCTACTTCTcgctggtggagaggaggatacAGGAGGAGAAAAGTGTTGGTGACAACTCTCTCCTGGTTCGTGCTCTGGACCGTTTCCACCGCAGGCTCCAGGCCGTGACCAAACTGCTGCCTGGGTCTGCTGTGCCCAGCCAAGGGACTGAGATTGTGGTGCGAGCAGCCAGGGAGAGGATCAAGCAGTACCTGGAAGCCCTGCAGAGCTTCTATCTGGACAGCCTGAGAGACGTGAGGCAGGCCCTAGCAGCCCCTCGGCTGGGTGGAAGCTCAGCTGGAGGTGGCTCTCATCTGGCGGGACCAGCCACTGGGAAAGATGCTCCCGCCAGCCTGCcagagctcctctcctctctgtctgcctccatTCTCAATCAGATCAAGTCAGTACTGGCATCAGTGCACCTCTTCACCGCAAAGGACATCACCTTCTCCAATAAGCCTTACTTCAAG GGGGAGTTTTGCAGCCAGGGTGTGCGTGAGAGCCTGGTGGTTAACTTCATTAAGTTTGTGTGCCAGTCCTCACGTCAGTTCTGTGAGAGTGCGGGAGACAGGGGCGGCTCTACACCCCCTgccctcctactgctgctgtcacGCCTCTGCCTGGACTATGAAACCTCCACCATCACCTACATCCTCACCCTCACAGACGAGCAGTTCCTCGTGCAG CATCACACTCCTGTAACTGCAGTCGCAGCTTTATGTGGAGAGGCCAGAGAGGCAGCACAGAAGCTACTGAACCATTATGTCAAG GTTCAGGGCCTGATCATATCCCAGATGCTGAGAAAGAGTGTGGAGACACGAGACTGGGTCAACACTATCGAGCCACGGAACGTCCGTGCTGTGATGAAGAGAGTGGTGGAGGACACCACCTCTATTGATGTGCAG GTGGGTCTTCTctatgaggagggggtgaggaaaGCCCACAGCAGTGACTCCAGCAAAAGGACCTTCTCTGTCTACAGCGGCTCTAGGCAGCAAACCCGCTACGCCCCCAGCTACACACCCAG TGCTGCTATGGATACCAATCTCCTGAGTAATATACACAAGCTCTTTTCTGAGCGGATCGACATTTTCAGTCTTGTGGAGTTTAACAAG GTCTCTGTGTTGACAGGGATCATAAAGATCAGTCTGAAGACGTTCCTGGAGTGTGTCCGCCTGCGTACCTTTGGTCGTTACGGCCTGCAGCAGATCCAGGTGGACTGCAACTACCTGCAGATGTATCTGTGGCGCTTCGTCTCCGATGAAAACCTGGTCCACTTCCTACTCGACGAGATAGTGGGCAGCACTGCCCACCGCTGCCTGGACCCCACTCCCATGGAGCAGAGCGTCATTGAGGTCATCTGTGAGAGAGGTTAA
- the LOC106603132 gene encoding zinc finger protein-like 1, translating to MGLCKCPKRKVTNLFCFEHRVNVCEHCLVSNHNKCIVQSYLQWLQDSDYSPNCRLCNNPLISQDTVRLVCYDVFHWACLHDLAARLPLHTAPAGYQCPSCQGPVFPPSNLASPIADMLREQLSLVNWARAGLGLPLIEEPVEAIQDSTQDVTDYAEWSTFDAPALETTEAYPAHSYTPSPAPTLVPPPVQEDHGNLYNNGGMVAQEQHSGVNMITATTSDTITLHTASTPRKVYDTRGSGPSSGHSSVTQIDFDDDKYRRRPALSWFAQILKNRMGSKRTGLSWKQRVFMLLLVGVLGFFTLIIIMAKLGRASADSDPNLDPLLNPNIRMGKN from the exons ATGGGTCTGTGCAAGTGTCCTAAGAGGAAGGTGACCAACCTGTTCTGCTTTGAACATCGGGTGAATGTTTGTGAGCATTGCCTGGTCTCCAACCACAACAAG TGTATAGTGCAGTCCTACCTCCAGTGGCTTCAGGATAGTGATTACAGCCCTAACTGTCGACTGTGTAATAACCCACTGATCTCCCAGGATACTGTCAGATTGGTCTGCTATG ATGTATTCCACTGGGCCTGTCTTCATGACCTGGCAGCCCGGTTGCCCCTACACACTGCTCCTGCGGGATACCAGTGCCCCAGCTGCCAGGGTCCAGTGTTTCCTCCCTCCAACCTGGCCAGCCCAATAGCTGACATGCTGAGGGAACAGCTCTCCTTAGTCAACTGGGCAAGAGCTGGACTAGGCCTACCTCTG ATTGAAGAACCTGTAGAAGCTATTCAAGACAGCACACAGGATGTCACTGATTATGCTGAGTGGTCCACATTTGATG CCCCAGCATTGGAGACCACTGAAGCTTACCCCGCCCACTCCTACACCCCCAGCCCGGCCCCTACTCTAGTTCCACCTCCAGTACAGGAAGATCATGGAAATCTCTACAACAACGGGGGGATGGTAGCACAAGAACAACACTCTGGGGTCAACATGATCACTGCAACCACCAGTGACACAATCACCCTACACACAG CATCAACCCCAAGGAAAGTCTATGACACACGGGGCTCTGGTCCCAGCTCTGGACACAGCTCTGTGACACAGATCGACTTTGACGACGACAAGTACCGGCGACGGCCAGCACTCAGCTGGTTTGCACAGATTCTCAA AAACCGGATGGGTTCAAAGAGGACAGGCCTGTCCTGGAAGCAGAGGGTCTTCATGCTCCTTCTGGTTGGAGTTCTGGGATTCTTTACCTTGATTATCATTATGGCTAAACTGGGCCGTGCTTCAGCTGACTCCGACCCCAACTTAGACCCCCTACTAAACCCCAACATCCGAATGGGCAAAAACTGA